In one Spirosoma rigui genomic region, the following are encoded:
- a CDS encoding SufE family protein produces MTINEKQDEIIEEFDLFDDQLDKTQYIIDLGKKLPPMPESAKTDENRIMGCQSKVWVDAELKDDGLYFYGDSEPTAQISKGLISLLIRVLSGEKPEAIASADLYFIPRVGMGNLITSLRAGGLASMIERMKGFGRAYASQTTPAEQSNV; encoded by the coding sequence ATGACCATCAACGAGAAACAGGACGAGATTATCGAAGAATTCGATTTGTTCGACGATCAGCTCGACAAAACACAATACATCATTGACCTTGGTAAGAAGCTGCCACCCATGCCCGAATCGGCCAAAACGGACGAGAATCGTATTATGGGTTGCCAGTCGAAGGTTTGGGTCGATGCCGAACTGAAAGACGATGGTCTGTATTTTTACGGCGATTCGGAGCCGACTGCTCAGATTTCGAAGGGGCTTATCAGCTTATTGATTCGGGTCTTGTCGGGTGAGAAACCCGAAGCCATTGCCAGTGCCGACCTGTACTTCATTCCCCGTGTAGGCATGGGTAATCTGATTACGTCGCTGCGGGCGGGTGGGCTGGCCTCCATGATCGAGCGCATGAAAGGCTTCGGACGGGCCTACGCCAGCCAGACAACACCAGCCGAACAGTCCAACGTCTAA
- a CDS encoding cysteine desulfurase → MQSAIDNTLDIQQIRNDFPVLNQQVNGRPLVYLDNAATNQKPLAVINALTQYYEGYNANIHRGIHHLAEQATAAFEASRRAVQSFLNAKHWEEIIFTYGTTDGINLVAQTYGRRFLNAGDEIIISTMEHHSNIVPWQMLCEEKGCVLRVIPVDDQGELIIEEYEKLLSERTKFVSVVHVSNSLGTINPVKTIIDKAHAVGAVVLIDGAQASSHLELDVQTLDTDFYVFSAHKLYGPTGMGVLYGKKAILDSMPPYRGGGEMIKEVSFEKTTYNDLPYKFEAGTPNIADVIAVKTALEYMDGLGKENIAVHEHDLLDYATEQLGEIGGLRIIGQASQKIGVISWVLDGIHHQDTGVILDQQGIAVRTGHHCCQPLMQRFGIAGTTRASFAVYNTRDEVDRLITGIRRVQKMML, encoded by the coding sequence ATGCAATCGGCCATAGACAACACCCTCGATATACAGCAAATTCGAAACGACTTCCCGGTTCTCAACCAACAGGTAAATGGTCGTCCGCTGGTATACCTGGACAACGCAGCCACGAACCAGAAACCACTGGCGGTGATCAACGCGCTGACCCAATACTACGAGGGTTACAATGCCAATATCCACCGGGGTATTCACCACCTGGCCGAGCAGGCCACGGCCGCTTTTGAAGCCTCACGCCGGGCGGTGCAATCTTTTCTGAACGCAAAGCACTGGGAGGAAATCATTTTCACCTACGGCACGACCGATGGCATTAACCTGGTGGCACAGACCTATGGCCGCCGGTTTTTAAACGCCGGTGACGAGATTATTATCTCAACCATGGAGCACCATTCCAACATTGTGCCCTGGCAAATGCTCTGCGAAGAGAAGGGTTGCGTGCTTCGGGTGATTCCGGTCGACGATCAGGGCGAACTGATTATCGAGGAATACGAAAAGCTGTTGTCCGAACGTACTAAATTCGTTTCGGTTGTCCACGTATCAAACTCGCTGGGCACGATCAACCCCGTCAAAACCATTATTGACAAAGCGCACGCCGTTGGCGCTGTTGTGCTGATTGATGGTGCACAGGCTTCCTCGCACCTGGAGCTTGACGTGCAGACCCTCGACACCGACTTTTACGTTTTCTCCGCCCACAAGCTGTACGGACCAACGGGGATGGGTGTCCTGTATGGAAAAAAAGCTATTCTGGACAGCATGCCCCCTTACCGGGGTGGTGGGGAGATGATCAAAGAGGTTTCGTTCGAGAAGACGACTTATAATGACCTCCCCTATAAATTTGAAGCCGGAACGCCCAACATTGCCGATGTGATTGCCGTAAAAACGGCCCTGGAGTATATGGATGGTTTGGGGAAAGAAAATATCGCAGTGCACGAACACGACCTGCTGGACTATGCCACTGAACAGCTTGGCGAGATAGGCGGCCTGCGGATCATTGGGCAGGCCAGTCAAAAGATTGGCGTTATTTCCTGGGTTCTGGATGGGATTCATCACCAGGATACGGGCGTTATTCTGGACCAGCAGGGCATCGCCGTCCGGACGGGTCATCATTGTTGCCAGCCGCTGATGCAGCGCTTTGGCATTGCTGGAACTACCCGGGCGTCGTTTGCCGTTTACAACACCAGAGATGAAGTTGACCGGCTAATAACAGGTATTCGGCGGGTGCAGAAAATGATGCTGTAA